One genomic window of Candidatus Kuenenia stuttgartiensis includes the following:
- a CDS encoding hemerythrin domain-containing protein: MGATVDSFKATHKAAIDLLGQIDSQSGQKRLDTLNSLKDALLAHVAEENKVITESMGKSDNVFFKSAAQSFIDELGKIAENALLPFFNKYSTPDAVDSGDFVSDFDGIKSALAGRIAFEEGTFYPELEKIGY, from the coding sequence ATGGGGGCAACTGTAGACAGTTTTAAAGCTACACACAAGGCAGCAATCGATTTATTGGGACAAATTGATTCTCAGAGTGGACAAAAAAGGTTGGATACACTTAACAGCTTAAAGGATGCTTTACTGGCACACGTAGCAGAAGAAAATAAGGTTATAACAGAATCAATGGGGAAGTCCGACAATGTATTTTTTAAATCAGCCGCACAGTCGTTTATAGACGAACTCGGGAAGATTGCCGAAAATGCATTATTGCCATTCTTCAATAAATATTCAACACCTGATGCTGTAGATAGCGGTGATTTTGTATCTGACTTCGATGGTATAAAAAGTGCGCTTGCAGGTAGGATAGCGTTTGAGGAAGGAACGTTTTATCCGGAGCTTGAAAAGATAGGTTATTGA
- a CDS encoding ATP-binding protein: protein MKVKRKIIQIVEELCDGCGNCIPACPEQAIQIVETKDGIKAKLVKEFYCDGLGACLGSCPTGALTIKEKESEAYSEEATVERIKEVAPEMLETHLMHMKEHAGALHDLQVNAAKKINLNKTVYELTEGNYSA, encoded by the coding sequence ATGAAGGTAAAAAGGAAAATCATTCAGATTGTTGAAGAATTGTGTGATGGCTGTGGAAATTGTATACCCGCTTGTCCGGAGCAGGCAATTCAAATTGTTGAAACTAAAGATGGCATCAAAGCAAAGCTTGTAAAAGAATTTTACTGTGACGGTCTTGGGGCGTGTCTTGGCTCCTGCCCTACAGGTGCATTGACAATCAAAGAAAAAGAATCTGAAGCATACAGTGAGGAAGCAACTGTTGAACGAATAAAAGAAGTTGCACCGGAAATGTTAGAAACACATCTGATGCATATGAAGGAACACGCCGGGGCATTACATGACCTTCAGGTGAATGCTGCAAAGAAAATCAACTTAAATAAAACTGTTTATGAATTAACAGAGGGTAACTATTCAGCGTAA
- a CDS encoding cytochrome D1 domain-containing protein, which translates to MSYIRFKSGKTSHSGQNEAIPCSYTKLFYAIFMVVTTGIFILYTLTSAFAEKIYVVERERERLAVIENGVLSGEIGNLGNLNHATVKFNKNFMYVISRDGYLSQIETVSDSLIKQVKVGKSGIGFIFTGDMVAVANYDPHDVVILDESLSTLKKIETNSKNVGIKSWKRFLIFALMDKDEIWVLDSEKNFEVHKMIKNAGGMPFDALMSENKYIVGLFNKGSVGMLDVNTMNYSRRNLRRGEGEAIFKIPHFGTWGVYKDSAFIPAVGERRLHIVDINSFKHSGYIDLTGLPVFVAVSPDGRYIAVNYSGDKEDFLTVVDAKSRKVLNDIKAGKRIMHIRFSEDSRRLYLSSYFDNTVRVLDTNEWKVLDEITVPTPSGIFILPDES; encoded by the coding sequence ATGTCATATATAAGGTTTAAATCCGGTAAGACCAGCCATTCCGGACAAAACGAAGCAATCCCGTGTTCTTATACAAAATTGTTTTATGCCATTTTTATGGTAGTTACAACAGGAATATTTATTCTTTACACTCTTACGTCTGCTTTTGCAGAGAAGATTTATGTTGTTGAAAGGGAGAGGGAAAGGCTTGCTGTAATAGAGAACGGTGTTCTTTCCGGGGAGATTGGAAATCTTGGAAACCTCAACCATGCAACTGTAAAATTTAATAAAAACTTTATGTATGTGATAAGCAGGGACGGCTACCTTTCGCAAATAGAGACAGTCTCTGACAGCCTCATAAAGCAGGTTAAGGTCGGTAAAAGCGGTATAGGCTTTATATTTACCGGAGATATGGTGGCGGTTGCAAACTATGACCCTCATGATGTGGTTATACTTGACGAGAGCCTTAGCACATTAAAAAAGATTGAGACAAACTCAAAAAACGTAGGTATAAAATCGTGGAAGCGGTTTCTGATATTTGCCCTCATGGATAAAGATGAGATATGGGTGCTTGATTCGGAAAAGAATTTTGAAGTGCATAAGATGATAAAAAATGCGGGCGGTATGCCTTTTGACGCACTTATGTCTGAGAATAAATATATAGTTGGACTTTTTAATAAGGGAAGCGTTGGTATGCTTGACGTAAATACCATGAACTATTCCAGAAGGAATTTGAGGAGGGGCGAAGGTGAGGCGATATTTAAGATACCTCATTTTGGCACGTGGGGAGTGTATAAGGACAGCGCATTTATCCCGGCAGTCGGAGAGAGGAGGCTTCATATTGTAGATATCAACAGCTTTAAGCACAGCGGCTATATTGATTTGACAGGGCTTCCCGTATTTGTTGCCGTCTCTCCTGACGGCAGGTATATTGCGGTAAACTACAGCGGTGATAAGGAAGATTTTCTGACGGTGGTAGACGCTAAAAGCAGAAAGGTCTTAAACGATATAAAGGCGGGAAAGAGGATAATGCATATAAGATTTTCTGAAGATAGCAGGAGGCTTTATCTCTCATCTTATTTTGATAATACTGTAAGAGTCCTTGATACAAATGAATGGAAGGTCTTAGACGAGATAACAGTTCCTACTCCATCCGGGATATTTATATTGCCGGATGAATCATAA
- a CDS encoding radical SAM/SPASM domain-containing protein: MLRITEYVKDSLSKKGCRPFSGAIVIWNITNNCNLTCKHCYAYANQIKGKELGSEDTISLIQQFKQSAVKLAILSGGEPLMRKDIFDITCELKKAGIKTYLSTNGILIGEDNINRIKEQLDYIGISIDGETGIHDSFRGRKGAFEDSLRAIRLCLKNGLKVGVRFTLTENTQKSLPFIFELARKEGIQKIYISHLVYSGRAGDLHDVDRDGYRRAIGFILEKSFEYVDNNIPINVVTGNNDADAVMLLNAVKKRYPYIYDGLYERLRTWGGNQAGKRLVNIDSEGNVKPDPFFSDAVGNVRTRSFCEIWNSNGILSRLRESPRRLHGRCGKCAYIEICNGNSRARAYIRYGDYFEEDPACHI; encoded by the coding sequence ATGCTAAGGATAACTGAATACGTAAAAGATTCTCTTTCCAAAAAAGGTTGCAGACCATTTAGCGGCGCTATTGTTATATGGAATATTACAAACAACTGCAATCTCACATGCAAACACTGCTACGCATATGCAAATCAGATAAAAGGTAAAGAACTTGGCAGTGAAGATACAATAAGTCTTATACAACAGTTTAAACAGTCAGCGGTAAAATTAGCAATACTTTCAGGCGGTGAACCGCTTATGAGGAAGGATATCTTCGATATAACCTGCGAACTGAAAAAGGCAGGGATAAAGACTTATCTCTCAACAAACGGTATTCTTATAGGGGAAGATAATATAAACAGAATAAAAGAGCAGCTTGACTACATAGGCATAAGTATAGACGGAGAGACGGGGATACATGACTCATTCAGGGGCAGAAAGGGTGCATTTGAGGATTCGCTGAGGGCGATAAGATTGTGCCTGAAAAACGGTCTGAAGGTCGGTGTGAGATTCACGCTTACTGAAAACACGCAGAAGAGCCTTCCGTTTATATTTGAGCTTGCCCGTAAGGAAGGCATACAGAAGATATATATATCACACTTGGTATATTCAGGCAGGGCCGGAGATTTGCATGATGTAGACCGCGATGGCTACAGGCGGGCGATAGGCTTTATACTTGAAAAGTCTTTTGAATATGTGGATAACAATATTCCGATAAATGTTGTGACGGGCAACAATGACGCAGATGCCGTGATGCTTCTTAATGCTGTTAAAAAGAGATACCCCTATATATATGACGGACTTTATGAAAGGTTAAGGACATGGGGAGGGAATCAGGCAGGAAAGCGGCTTGTGAATATTGACTCTGAAGGCAATGTAAAACCCGATCCGTTTTTTTCTGATGCAGTTGGAAATGTGAGGACAAGGAGTTTCTGTGAGATATGGAATTCAAACGGCATCCTTTCAAGGCTTAGAGAGAGCCCGCGGAGGCTCCATGGCAGATGCGGAAAATGCGCTTATATTGAGATATGCAACGGAAATTCAAGGGCAAGGGCGTATATCAGATACGGAGATTATTTTGAGGAGGATCCGGCATGTCATATATAA
- a CDS encoding nitrite reductase encodes MPVHGKSLFVTAGGILFIVICTSFITVPVLNASTKDELLYQAYCSSCHHPQRMGTTASALLPALLKNLSDKDLADIIKNGLPATQMPSFDYLNDEEINMIVAFIRKPMSVEWKEDDIKKSLEITGGDAEPLKIKDIKNLIVVVERGINRVWVMEGDSILDKFDFSNIHGGLKFTPDAKKFFIPARDGWVGMYDTDRGFYGRIRVCVNLRNISLSRDGSRLFAACILPEAIVAIDVESIKKGSDPVLKVIPVKGKINAIYELHSRDEAIFTFRDKPLIGIINTKSLSIDYIKIMNPFDDFFIDPLDSYVIGSSRNGKLLQVYSIEDRKQIFEYPIESMPHLFSASYWYDKGSFYFATAHIGKTYLTIWRMYDWAFLGKIDVGGSGFFVRTNSNNPYLWVDNGSDELVLIDKRELSQKRIVPVKGKKMMHTEISGDGGTAYLSIYENDGSLIVYDALTLKEQKRFPASLPVGKYNFVNKNRRYDPIQLGGEVFRQKCWGCHHPTYEAFGPSFRWIYENSNENMIRAYITNPQTAYKTLGYAKATMPEIKTGAEEVEFLLSFIKESANAKDN; translated from the coding sequence ATGCCTGTACACGGTAAAAGCTTATTCGTAACGGCAGGAGGCATACTGTTTATTGTTATCTGCACAAGCTTTATTACAGTGCCCGTCCTGAATGCTTCTACTAAAGATGAACTGCTTTATCAGGCATATTGCTCATCGTGTCATCATCCTCAAAGGATGGGAACAACTGCCTCTGCGCTTCTGCCTGCACTTTTAAAAAATCTTTCTGATAAAGACCTTGCAGACATTATTAAGAATGGGCTTCCAGCAACACAAATGCCTTCTTTCGACTACCTGAACGATGAAGAAATAAATATGATTGTGGCATTTATCAGAAAGCCTATGTCCGTGGAATGGAAAGAAGATGACATAAAAAAAAGCCTTGAAATCACAGGTGGGGATGCAGAGCCGTTAAAGATAAAAGACATAAAAAACCTCATTGTAGTTGTTGAGAGGGGCATTAACAGGGTATGGGTCATGGAAGGAGACAGCATACTAGATAAGTTTGATTTCAGCAATATTCACGGCGGTCTGAAGTTTACGCCTGATGCGAAGAAGTTTTTCATACCGGCAAGAGACGGCTGGGTCGGAATGTATGATACCGACAGGGGGTTTTATGGAAGGATAAGGGTATGTGTGAATTTAAGGAATATATCGCTTTCAAGAGACGGAAGTCGGTTGTTTGCTGCATGTATTCTTCCGGAAGCTATCGTTGCTATTGATGTTGAAAGCATAAAGAAGGGCAGCGACCCTGTATTAAAGGTTATCCCTGTTAAAGGAAAGATCAATGCTATATACGAGCTTCACTCGAGGGATGAGGCGATATTTACATTCAGGGATAAACCGCTTATTGGGATAATCAATACGAAAAGTCTTTCTATTGACTATATAAAGATCATGAATCCTTTTGATGATTTTTTTATAGATCCGCTTGATTCCTATGTAATAGGAAGCTCAAGAAACGGCAAGCTTCTTCAGGTATACAGCATTGAAGACAGAAAACAGATCTTTGAATATCCGATAGAAAGCATGCCACATCTTTTTTCTGCATCCTACTGGTATGATAAAGGCTCGTTTTATTTTGCCACTGCGCATATAGGAAAGACATACCTGACGATATGGCGGATGTATGACTGGGCGTTTTTGGGGAAGATAGACGTTGGCGGGAGCGGTTTTTTTGTGAGGACAAACTCCAATAATCCGTATTTATGGGTTGATAACGGCAGCGATGAACTCGTCTTAATAGACAAAAGGGAACTTTCACAGAAAAGAATAGTTCCTGTAAAAGGCAAAAAGATGATGCATACCGAAATAAGCGGAGACGGCGGCACTGCATATTTAAGTATCTATGAAAACGACGGAAGTCTTATCGTGTATGATGCGCTTACATTGAAGGAGCAAAAGAGATTTCCCGCAAGCCTGCCTGTTGGAAAATATAATTTTGTAAATAAAAACAGGCGCTATGACCCAATTCAACTTGGCGGGGAGGTCTTCAGGCAAAAGTGCTGGGGATGCCACCATCCCACGTATGAGGCGTTTGGCCCTTCTTTCAGATGGATATATGAAAACAGTAACGAAAATATGATAAGGGCATATATAACAAACCCCCAGACCGCATACAAGACCCTCGGCTATGCGAAGGCAACTATGCCGGAGATAAAGACAGGCGCAGAAGAGGTGGAGTTTCTTCTTAGTTTTATAAAGGAATCCGCAAATGCTAAGGATAACTGA
- a CDS encoding c-type cytochrome: MGLMAIKTAIIAFILIVPMSVHAEDVQTAKKIPEKYLAIKNPYAGSSKLVALERGRSVYSRKCAKCHGENGDGVGGILEGFALPVFNKEFFSQKEDGYIFWLIEQGLSGTLMPSFGPDSGDNLSADDIWKAIIFVRERFGK; the protein is encoded by the coding sequence ATGGGTTTAATGGCAATCAAAACAGCGATTATTGCGTTTATATTGATAGTGCCGATGTCTGTCCATGCGGAGGATGTACAGACGGCTAAAAAAATTCCGGAAAAATACCTTGCTATCAAGAATCCGTATGCAGGAAGTAGTAAATTAGTAGCGCTTGAGAGGGGCCGGTCTGTTTATTCAAGGAAGTGTGCGAAGTGTCATGGGGAAAATGGCGATGGTGTAGGTGGTATATTGGAAGGATTCGCATTGCCCGTTTTTAATAAAGAGTTTTTTTCACAAAAAGAGGATGGATATATATTCTGGTTAATAGAGCAGGGTTTGTCTGGTACCCTGATGCCTTCTTTCGGGCCCGACAGCGGTGATAATCTCTCGGCAGATGATATATGGAAAGCGATAATCTTTGTGCGCGAGAGGTTTGGTAAATAA
- a CDS encoding nitrite reductase → MKLWLVIVISVFSFVIMGTGVVQKAEAELSEEGRQVAKPNAEAQLSGEEYKKANVVQKVEAELSEEGRQVAKPNAEAQLSGEEYKKANVVQKAEAELSEEGRQVAKPNAEVQLSGEEYKKANWEYFNRCGGCHGMLRKGATGNALTPDRTKPMGTERLKNIIFNGTKGGMPGWGAGVNIYTMEDAELLAKYIQMEPEVPPEFNMKDIRATWKVYVPVEKRPTKPVHHRNWENFFGVILRDAGKIAIIDGDTKEVVSVLDSGFAVHTLRYSKSGRYLYTIGRDAKATLVDLWMDPIQTIAEVKTGLDARSIESSKYKGRKGDFVDKLAVVGNYWPPSYVILDGLTLEPLKIVSTRSYTYDTQEYHVEPRVASIVASHFAPEWVLNVKETGLILLVDYSDIKNLKVTTIESERFLHDGGWDKSHRYFLVAANMRDKLVVVDTKTKKLEAIVETGIKPHPGRGTNFKDPEYGWVYATPHLGEAAVALVCTKPRHDKTENRWKVVRKLKVAGDGGLFIKTHPKSHHLWVDHTLSKDVDAQRSVTVYDIRHLDKEPKVLKLTDKGRIVHMEYNKGGDELWISVWDREGEIIVFDDETLTEKARITDPRLVTPTGKFNVYNTRLDIY, encoded by the coding sequence ATGAAGTTATGGTTGGTAATTGTGATATCCGTTTTCTCATTTGTGATTATGGGTACTGGCGTTGTTCAGAAGGCTGAGGCCGAGCTTTCGGAAGAAGGTCGTCAGGTGGCAAAACCTAATGCGGAGGCGCAGCTTTCAGGAGAAGAATATAAGAAGGCAAACGTTGTTCAGAAGGTTGAGGCTGAGCTTTCGGAAGAAGGTCGTCAGGTGGCAAAACCTAATGCGGAGGCACAGCTTTCAGGAGAAGAATATAAGAAGGCAAACGTTGTTCAGAAGGCTGAGGCTGAGCTTTCGGAAGAAGGTCGTCAGGTGGCAAAACCTAATGCGGAGGTGCAGCTTTCAGGAGAAGAATATAAGAAGGCAAACTGGGAGTATTTTAACAGATGCGGCGGATGTCATGGTATGCTAAGGAAAGGTGCAACGGGTAATGCCCTTACACCTGACAGGACGAAGCCTATGGGCACGGAGAGACTCAAAAATATAATCTTTAACGGAACGAAAGGCGGTATGCCAGGATGGGGCGCAGGTGTTAATATTTATACGATGGAAGATGCTGAGCTCCTTGCGAAGTATATCCAAATGGAGCCGGAGGTTCCGCCTGAGTTTAACATGAAAGACATCAGGGCGACATGGAAAGTTTATGTGCCGGTTGAAAAGAGACCTACAAAACCTGTGCACCATAGAAACTGGGAGAATTTCTTTGGAGTAATTTTGAGGGACGCCGGTAAGATTGCCATAATTGACGGCGATACCAAAGAGGTAGTATCTGTTCTGGATTCGGGGTTTGCCGTGCATACCCTCAGGTATTCAAAATCAGGCAGATACCTCTATACGATTGGCAGGGACGCCAAGGCGACACTCGTTGACCTCTGGATGGACCCTATACAGACTATTGCAGAGGTTAAGACCGGGCTTGATGCTAGGTCAATTGAGAGCAGTAAGTATAAAGGCAGAAAGGGGGACTTTGTTGATAAGCTTGCCGTGGTGGGAAATTACTGGCCTCCAAGCTACGTTATCCTTGATGGTCTTACGCTTGAGCCGCTGAAGATTGTAAGCACAAGGAGCTACACCTATGATACACAGGAATACCATGTTGAGCCAAGGGTGGCTTCTATCGTTGCATCGCATTTTGCCCCTGAATGGGTGTTAAATGTTAAAGAGACAGGACTCATCCTGCTTGTGGATTACTCTGACATAAAAAATCTCAAGGTCACTACAATTGAATCGGAGAGATTCCTCCATGACGGCGGATGGGACAAATCACACAGATATTTTCTCGTTGCAGCCAACATGAGGGATAAGCTTGTTGTTGTTGATACAAAGACAAAAAAGCTTGAGGCTATTGTAGAGACCGGTATTAAACCTCACCCCGGAAGGGGGACAAACTTTAAGGACCCCGAATACGGATGGGTTTATGCAACACCGCATCTCGGAGAAGCGGCAGTGGCCCTTGTATGCACAAAACCAAGACATGACAAGACTGAAAACAGATGGAAGGTAGTAAGAAAGCTCAAGGTTGCAGGGGACGGCGGATTGTTTATCAAGACCCATCCAAAGAGCCACCACCTGTGGGTAGACCATACACTCTCAAAAGATGTAGATGCACAAAGAAGCGTTACGGTTTACGATATCAGGCATCTTGACAAGGAACCAAAAGTATTGAAACTTACAGACAAGGGCAGGATTGTCCATATGGAATATAATAAAGGGGGCGATGAGTTATGGATATCTGTCTGGGATAGGGAAGGAGAGATTATTGTATTTGACGATGAAACGCTTACAGAGAAGGCAAGGATCACAGATCCAAGACTTGTAACTCCGACGGGCAAATTTAATGTCTATAACACAAGGCTTGATATTTACTAA
- a CDS encoding response regulator: MLKDATIADTPFWVLLPDCRMPGMDGFQVAENIKNDPKLDGITVMMLNSDNRNSDSDRAKKLGVHSRFFANIRTYMLANRYCIANILFD, translated from the coding sequence ATGCTTAAGGATGCAACTATTGCGGACACACCCTTTTGGGTACTTCTGCCGGACTGCCGCATGCCAGGCATGGATGGGTTTCAGGTTGCGGAAAATATTAAAAACGATCCGAAACTTGATGGAATAACGGTTATGATGCTTAACTCTGACAACAGAAACAGCGATTCTGACAGGGCTAAAAAATTAGGGGTGCATTCCCGATTTTTTGCAAATATTCGCACCTACATGTTGGCTAACAGGTATTGTATCGCAAACATCTTGTTTGATTAA
- a CDS encoding response regulator produces MKPVSTLLLTPTDCFFAKNLECIPSYIVKPVKRSELLNTIGLAVRKTQTLTKEPIREDLPNNREDIDLLNILLVEDYIYNRIVVQSYLKNSANIDIAENGKIGVEKFKLKKYDILLMDLQMPVQNKAGET; encoded by the coding sequence TTGAAACCTGTCTCTACGTTACTGTTAACCCCTACTGATTGTTTTTTTGCAAAAAATCTGGAATGCATCCCATCGTATATTGTCAAGCCGGTAAAACGTAGTGAACTTTTAAATACCATCGGTCTTGCCGTGAGAAAAACACAAACTCTCACGAAGGAACCAATAAGAGAAGACTTGCCGAATAATCGTGAAGATATTGATTTATTGAATATCCTTCTCGTTGAAGATTATATTTATAACCGCATTGTCGTTCAGTCATATTTAAAAAACAGCGCCAACATTGATATTGCAGAGAATGGAAAGATCGGTGTAGAAAAATTTAAGTTAAAAAAGTATGATATCTTATTAATGGATTTGCAAATGCCGGTGCAGAACAAAGCGGGAGAAACGTAG
- a CDS encoding PAS domain S-box protein, giving the protein MQKTLKTLEESCNYYKNLYNTSPIGYVSLDSNGLIREINQTGAKLLGVEQNKLTNTSFLDFVTAETSDIFLNHLKQCEHSIEQVISEIIISAKGHHRTTLQLISIKNKDENGCTIYRTAIVNTSGGLQQSISGRDKPFVDYENATTEALAKENKRLREELSGHLRAEEDLRKLSRAIEQSPCTVVITNAKGIIEYVNPKFTQLTGYAPEEVVGKNPNILKPDNILAEEFDHLWKTITSGKEWQGKFRNKKKNGDLYWEYAYISPVKNQSDSITHFIAVKEDITERLKAEEELSKFSRAIEQSPVITIITNSRGIIEYVNPRFTESSGYTAKEVIGKNPRVLKPENISSEEFAELWKTLLSGKELNGEFCCKKKNGEMYWENVYLSPIRNHEGKITHFIIVKEDITERKLMEEERIRHIKELEDLMSFSTIINEEDVQEEALFKHLVSALQKNFAPDIAAAIMLDKEKNMLYLPVIDPVMHAGELIHKEAILDPSLCKVMNTGKKSIVNDITTESPCECIVTHGKRGGYVCFPIIIGNKTAGMVLMMKKEFSTWKNKKTQRLMSNYTETAALALHKLELLEIAKHTNVMDEFQGIYNKRYFTELLTKQLAVAKRRDENLSLLILGPDNHKATTETYGSNNAGNLLLQQIAGVLSDSVSNSDIIARYDKAEFAIIMPATFATRALVKADGIRQRVEYTGFHDPASGNQVNITISIGISSFPEHASEVEPLVTLANKAFYKAKNDGGNRVEAIVTSR; this is encoded by the coding sequence ATGCAAAAAACACTTAAGACATTAGAAGAGTCATGCAATTATTATAAAAACCTTTATAATACTTCTCCCATTGGCTATGTCTCTTTAGATAGCAATGGTCTTATACGGGAAATAAACCAAACCGGGGCAAAGCTGCTGGGAGTAGAACAAAATAAATTAACAAATACTTCTTTTCTTGATTTTGTGACGGCAGAAACTTCTGATATTTTTTTAAATCATCTGAAACAATGCGAACATTCTATTGAACAGGTAATTTCTGAAATAATCATTTCAGCAAAAGGGCACCACCGTACAACCCTCCAATTGATCAGCATAAAAAACAAAGATGAGAATGGTTGCACCATTTACAGAACCGCTATAGTTAATACTTCGGGAGGTTTACAGCAAAGCATTTCCGGCAGGGACAAACCATTTGTTGACTATGAAAACGCCACAACAGAAGCACTTGCAAAAGAAAACAAGAGGCTTAGAGAGGAATTGTCCGGACATTTAAGGGCAGAAGAAGACCTGCGCAAATTATCACGCGCAATAGAACAAAGTCCATGCACCGTAGTAATCACCAACGCAAAAGGCATTATTGAATACGTCAACCCCAAGTTTACTCAGTTGACCGGCTATGCGCCTGAAGAGGTAGTTGGGAAAAACCCGAATATCTTAAAACCAGACAATATTCTGGCAGAGGAATTTGACCATTTATGGAAGACAATTACTTCTGGAAAAGAATGGCAGGGAAAATTTCGTAACAAAAAAAAGAACGGCGATTTGTATTGGGAATATGCATATATATCTCCCGTAAAAAACCAATCAGACAGCATCACTCATTTTATCGCGGTAAAAGAAGACATCACCGAACGCTTAAAAGCTGAGGAAGAATTAAGTAAATTTTCACGCGCCATCGAACAAAGTCCCGTCATCACCATTATAACCAATTCCAGGGGCATCATAGAATACGTTAATCCACGGTTCACAGAATCAAGCGGTTACACCGCCAAAGAGGTTATCGGGAAAAACCCCCGCGTTCTCAAGCCGGAAAACATTTCTTCCGAAGAGTTTGCAGAACTATGGAAGACCCTTCTTTCGGGGAAAGAACTTAATGGAGAATTTTGCTGCAAAAAGAAGAACGGTGAAATGTATTGGGAAAATGTATATCTCTCTCCAATCAGAAACCATGAGGGCAAAATCACCCACTTTATCATTGTAAAAGAGGATATCACCGAACGTAAACTGATGGAAGAAGAGCGGATCAGGCACATTAAAGAATTGGAAGACCTGATGTCTTTTTCTACAATCATCAACGAAGAAGATGTACAGGAAGAAGCTCTTTTTAAACATCTTGTCTCTGCACTGCAAAAAAACTTTGCTCCGGACATCGCTGCCGCAATCATGCTTGACAAGGAAAAAAACATGCTTTACCTGCCGGTCATTGACCCTGTAATGCACGCCGGGGAATTAATACATAAGGAAGCAATACTTGACCCTTCACTGTGCAAAGTAATGAATACCGGGAAAAAATCCATCGTAAATGATATTACCACCGAATCTCCGTGTGAATGTATTGTAACACACGGGAAAAGAGGCGGGTATGTTTGTTTTCCCATCATTATTGGAAACAAGACAGCAGGTATGGTGCTCATGATGAAAAAAGAATTCAGCACATGGAAAAACAAAAAAACCCAAAGGCTTATGTCTAATTATACAGAAACGGCAGCGCTCGCTCTGCACAAATTGGAACTTCTTGAGATAGCAAAACATACAAACGTGATGGACGAATTTCAAGGAATATACAATAAACGGTATTTTACAGAACTATTGACAAAGCAACTCGCAGTGGCAAAAAGAAGGGACGAAAACCTAAGCCTTCTTATATTGGGTCCCGACAATCACAAAGCGACAACCGAAACATACGGCTCCAATAATGCGGGGAATCTCCTCCTGCAGCAGATAGCGGGAGTCTTAAGCGACTCGGTCAGTAATTCCGATATTATAGCAAGGTATGATAAAGCGGAATTCGCCATTATTATGCCGGCAACCTTTGCCACAAGGGCGCTGGTGAAAGCAGACGGAATCAGACAACGCGTAGAATATACCGGTTTTCATGATCCGGCTTCAGGCAATCAGGTAAACATTACTATCAGCATCGGCATCTCCTCATTTCCGGAACACGCATCCGAAGTGGAACCTTTGGTGACGCTCGCAAATAAGGCCTTCTACAAAGCGAAAAACGATGGAGGAAACAGGGTTGAAGCCATTGTTACTTCCAGATAA
- a CDS encoding nitroreductase family protein yields the protein MLKDMIIKNRSYRRFYQEFLIEREVLETLVDYARLSASAGNMQPLKYMLSCDVQKNALIFPHLAWAGYLQDWPGPVEGERPSAYIVMLGDTTISKNFWCDHGVAAQSILLGATENGLGGCIIGSIQKEGLRNVLNIPGEYEILLVLALGKPKEKVLIEPVGSDGDIKYWRDKEMIHHVPKRALVEIIIP from the coding sequence ATGCTGAAAGATATGATTATAAAAAACAGAAGTTACCGGAGATTTTATCAGGAATTTCTGATAGAGAGGGAAGTATTGGAAACCCTTGTAGATTACGCACGACTTTCTGCATCTGCCGGCAACATGCAGCCGTTGAAATATATGCTTTCCTGTGACGTACAAAAGAATGCCTTAATATTCCCGCATCTTGCCTGGGCGGGTTACCTGCAGGACTGGCCCGGGCCTGTGGAAGGGGAGAGGCCTTCTGCATATATAGTAATGCTTGGGGATACCACTATCAGCAAAAACTTTTGGTGCGACCATGGCGTTGCGGCGCAGAGTATTCTCCTTGGGGCAACGGAAAATGGGCTTGGTGGATGTATTATTGGATCAATACAGAAAGAAGGATTGCGAAACGTATTGAACATTCCCGGTGAGTATGAAATCCTTCTTGTATTGGCGCTGGGAAAACCGAAGGAGAAGGTGCTTATTGAGCCGGTGGGCAGCGACGGGGACATAAAATACTGGAGGGACAAGGAAATGATACACCATGTACCGAAGCGGGCGTTAGTGGAAATTATTATTCCTTAG